The following proteins are co-located in the Apium graveolens cultivar Ventura chromosome 5, ASM990537v1, whole genome shotgun sequence genome:
- the LOC141660036 gene encoding uncharacterized protein LOC141660036, which translates to MRDTEQLDDFCMRLNGLVTNIRVLGETIVEDYIVKKPLRAVPTKFLQITSAVEQFGNLETMSVEEVVGSLNAHEERLKGQTENSEGQQLLLTEDEWLKRESNDGKLLLTREEWLRRSGKGAQEGSGGDYRYRKPKKNRQQRGEANLALLNDEEPALLMALCENDKNDVIGFIEGKTGYDTKRRDENMWYIDNGASNHMTGQREKFEKLDKTVKGEVKFGDGFIVKIEGKGTIRIMCKNGETRLLYGVYYIPTLRSNIISLGQLSEEGNHVFMNGENIWVYDSYGRMLIQVQRSANRLYKIHIQEAEHHCLLTKSEDETWL; encoded by the exons ATGAGAGATACAGAGCAGTTAGATGATTTCTGTATGAGACTGAATGGCTTGGTTACAAATATCAGGGTGTTAGGGGAAACAATTGTTGAGGATTATATCGTTAAGAAGCCACTAAGAGCTGTCCCAACTAAATTCCTGCAAATTACGTCGGCAGTCGAACAATTTGGGAACTTAGAAACCATGTCCGTAGAGGAAGTCGTTGGCTCACTCAATGCTCATGAGGAACGTTTGAAGGGACAAACGGAAAACAGTGAGGGACAACAACTCTTGTTGACAGAGGATGAATGGCTTAAGAGAGAAAGTAATGACGGAAAACTTCTTCTCACGCGCGAAGAATGGCTGAGAAGATCTGGGAAAGGTGCCCAAGAAGGCAGTGGGGGTGATTATCGT TACCGCAAGCCAAAGAAAAATAGACAGCAGAGAGGAGAGGCAAACCTGGCTCTATTAAATGACGAAGAACCCGCACTCTTGATGGCTCTGTGCGAGAATGACAAGAATGATGTGATTGGTTTTATAGAAGGAAAGACTGGATATGACACTAAAAGAAGAGATGAAAACATGTGGTACATTGACAACGGGGCCAGCAACCACATGACAGGGCAACGAGAGAAGTTCGAAAAACTTGACAAAACAGTGAAAGGAGAGGTAAAGTTTGGTGATGGCTTCATAGTGAAGATTGAAGGTAAAGGCACGATCAGGATCATGTGTAAGAATGGGGAAACGAGACTTTTGTACGGAGTTTACTACATACCTACACTTCGAAGCAACATCATAAGTCTGGGTCAACTATCAGAAGAGGGAAATCATGTGTTTATGAATGGAGAAAATATTTGGGTCTATGATAGCTATGGAAGAATGCTTATACAAGTCCAAAGGTCTGCAAATCGTCTTTACAAGATTCACATCCAAGAAGCTGAGCATCATTGTCTATTAACGAAGAGTGAAGATGAGACATGGCTATGA
- the LOC141660038 gene encoding uncharacterized protein LOC141660038, translating into MIPVALCATCGGHHPGKACYKQIGAYFLCGSMSHRAQDCTVSRNTGGGGAGGGSGSGSQQNPTARVFTFTANQATAISGTVSGTLFIGRRDAYVLFDTGSAHSVVSLSFVHHLGVAPLLLYPHMSIATPMGMDWLSENRATIDYQGKRLIFGDADKPEFVYQGSQPKGDVKLIYALKASKLSSKGCDGYLAFVKDTSKDEPHIDDYPVVREYEDVFPDELLGLPPHREVEFTIELVPGVEPISKAPYRMAPLELQDLKEQLQEELNKLRVREEDIPKTAFRTRYGHYEFLVMSFGLTNVPAEVAFLGHIVSSRGIELDPAKVEAITNWPRPSNVTEVGSFLGLVGYYKRFVEGFSSIALPLTQLMRKGIKFEWNDDRKANVVADALSRKNLGSVASLITQPNLISDLERLGIELYVRGLGGSIASLKVEPNLISRVKEAQKNDTGLEAIRSEVAGGKQTHFRVDEEGDWDKYLYLVEFAYNNSWHAVIDMPPFEALYGRRCRASSCWDEVEKVKESLKEARSRQKSYADQYQKFGGFEPGDHVFLKVSPCKGVEHFGMKGKLIPRYVGPFDVMEKVGEVSYRVALPAQLSHVHYVFHVSVLKGYKYHPLHVVQYPLHKIREDLSCEEEAEAMLARDERVLRKSTISFVKVLWKNHSEREATWELKESIREKYPHLFDSVCTD; encoded by the exons ATGATTCCAGTGGCTCTTTGTGCTACATGTGGTGGACATCATCCAGGTAAAGCTTGTTACAAGCAAATTGGGGCTTATTTCTTGTGTGGTAGCATGTCCCATAGGGCACAGGATTGTACAGTGTCACGCAACACTGGTGGAGGAGGAGCTGGCGGTGGTAGTGGTAGTGGCAGTCAGCAGAATCCTACAGCTAGAGTGTTTACATTTACTGCAAATCAGGCAACAGCTATTTCAGGTACCGTGTCAGGAACACTTTTTATTGGTAGACGTGAtgcttatgtgttatttgatactgGTTCAGCTCATTCTGTTGTGTCTTTATCAtttgttcatcatcttggcgTTGCACCTTTATTATTATATCCTCATATGTCTATTGCTACCCCGATGG gtatggattggttgagTGAAAATCGTGCCACAATTGATTATCAAGGAAAGAGGTTGATCTTTGGGGATGCAGATAAACCAGAATTTGTATATCAAGGGTCTCAGCCGAAAGGGGATGTTAAATTAATTTATGCTCTAAAGGCGAGCAAACTTTCATCTAAGGGTTGTGATGGCTACCTTGCTTTCGTGAAAGATACATCAAAGGACGAACCTCACATCGATGATTATCCAGTTGTGAGGGAGTATGAAGATGTGTTCCCCGATGAGCTACTAGGTTTGCCACCACATAGAGAGGTGGAGTTTACTATTGAACTTGTTCCGGGTGTTGAGCCTATTTCTAAGGCGCCTTATCGAATGGCACCACTTGAGTTGCAGGATTTGAAAgagcagttgcaaga ggagttgaataag TTACGAGTAAGAGAAGAGGATATTCCGAAGACTGCATTTCGTActcgttatggtcattatgagtttctcgtgatgtcctttgggttgacAAATGTACCAgcg gaagtggcattctTGGGGCATATTGTGTCTAGTAGGGGCATTGAGTTGGATCCTGCGAAAGTCGAGGCTATTACTAATTGGCCCAGACCTAGCAATGTGACGGAGGTGGGGAGTTTCTTGGGTTTGGTAGGTTATTACAAGCGCTTTGTGGAAGGTTTCTCTTCCATAGCTTTGCCATTGACTCAGCTAATGAGGAAGGGAATTAAGTTCGAGTGGAATGATGATC gaaaggcgaatgtagtggcagacgctcttagtaggaagaacttgggTAGTGTTGCATCTCTCATCACTCAGCCAAACCTTATTTCAGACTTGGAACGATTGGGTATTGAATTATATGTTAGAGGGTTGGGAGGTAGCATTGCAAGTTTGAAAGTGGAACCAAATCTTATTTCAAGGGTTAAGGAAGCTCAGAAGAATGATACAGGTTTGGAAGCTATTAGATCTGAGGTGGCAGGTGGCAAGCAAACACATTTTCGTGTTGATGAGGAAG GTGATTGGGATAAATATTTGTATCTGGTTGAGTTTGCGTACAATAATAGTTGGCACGCGGTTATTGATATGCCACCATTTGAGGCTTTGTATGGTAGGAGGTGTAGGGCATcatcttgttgggatgag GTGGAAAAAgttaaagaaagtttgaaggaagcTCGATCTCGTCAAAAGAGTTATGCGGATCAATATCAAAAGTTTGGTGGATTTGAACCGGGTGATCATGTGTTCTTGAAGGTGTCGCCTTGTAAGGGTGTGGAGCATTTTGGTATGAAAGGGAAGCTTATTccgagatatgttggaccttttgatgtTATGGAGAAAGTAGGGGAGGTATCTTATAGAGTTGCTTTGCCGGcacaactatctcatgtgcatTATGTTTTTCATGTGTCTGTTTTGAAGGGCTACAAATATCATCCATTACACGTAGTTCAATATCCATTACATAAGATTAGAGAAGATCTTTCTTGTGAGGAGGAAGCTGAGGCTATGTTGGCTCGAGATGAGCGAGTTTTGAGGAAGAGTACCATTTCGTTTgtaaaagttttgtggaaaaatcattctGAGAGAGAGGCTACTTGGGAATTAAAAGAATCTATCCGGGAGAAAtatccgcatttattcgattcag TGTGCACTGATTAG
- the LOC141660037 gene encoding uncharacterized protein LOC141660037, producing the protein MWWECILESCDNNKRAEVAVVCRSLWKAMNEVVWNKKFTRLYIIIARAKQYLEKWRHAQRLGLVVRDSDGAMILAKTVRINEVLDLEMAEVMAIKEALSWTKNQTWQKITIESDCLVVVHSIRSRAPMSSPFGRIVQQCRGLMQEQNGLLI; encoded by the exons ATGTGGTGGGAGTGCATTTTGGAAAGCTGTGATAATAATAAAAGAGCAGAAGTAGCTGTTGTGTGTAGGTCGTTGTGGAAGGCAATGAATGAAGTGGTATGGAACAAGAAGTTTACTAGGCTTTACATCATAATTGCAAGAGCAAAACAATACCTTGAAAAATGGAGACATGCCCAAA GGCTAGGCTTAGTAGTTCGTGATTCAGATGGGGCGATGATTCTGGCTAAAACAGTACGCATAAATGAAGTCTTGGACCTCGAGATGGCAGAAGTTATGGCCATCAAGGAAGCTCTTAGTTGGACTAAAAATCAGACATGGCAGAAGATTACAATCGAATCAGATTGTTTGGTTGTGGTGCATTCAATCCGTAGCAGGGCTCCTATGAGTTCACCATTTGGTCGCATAGTGCAGCAGTGTCGCGGGTTGATGCAAGAACAAAACGGTCTGCTAATATGA